From one Bacteroides eggerthii genomic stretch:
- the gadC gene encoding putative glutamine/gamma-aminobutyrate antiporter GadC translates to MANIKQTVKLGVFTLAIMNVTAVVSLRGLPAEAVYGMSSAFYYLFAAIVFLIPTSLVAAELAAMFQDKQGGVFRWVGEAYGKKLGFLAIWVQWIESTIWYPTVLTFGAVSIAFIGMNDVHDMSLANNKYYTLAVVLVIYWLATFISMKGMGWVGKVAKVGGMVGTIIPAALLIILGIVYLATGGHSNMDFHSSFFPDLTNFDNVVLAASIFLFYAGMEMGGIHVKDVNNPSKNYPKAVFIGALITVIIFVLGTFSLGVIIPAKDISLTQSLLVGFDNYFHYIHASWLSPIIAVALAFGVLAGVLTWVAGPSKGIFAVGKAGYLPPFFQKTNKLGVQKNILYVQGIAVTVLSLLFVVMPSVQSFYQILSQLTVILYLIMYMLMFSGAIALRYKMKKLNRPFRIGKGGNGLMWFIGGLGFCGSLLAFVLSFIPPSQISTGSNAVWFSVLIIGALVVVIAPFIIYAAKKPSWIDPNTTFEPFHWEEQPNTQVAGKTVSKE, encoded by the coding sequence ATGGCAAATATTAAACAAACAGTAAAGCTGGGCGTATTTACCCTGGCAATCATGAATGTGACGGCAGTAGTATCCCTTCGCGGACTGCCCGCCGAAGCCGTATACGGAATGAGTTCGGCTTTCTACTACTTATTTGCAGCCATAGTCTTTCTCATCCCGACGTCACTTGTCGCCGCTGAGCTGGCTGCCATGTTTCAGGACAAGCAAGGCGGTGTGTTCCGCTGGGTGGGTGAAGCCTACGGAAAGAAACTCGGCTTCCTCGCTATCTGGGTGCAGTGGATTGAAAGCACAATCTGGTATCCCACTGTGTTGACATTCGGTGCCGTATCCATTGCTTTCATCGGTATGAACGATGTGCACGACATGTCGTTGGCAAACAACAAGTACTACACGCTGGCAGTGGTGCTCGTAATCTACTGGCTGGCAACTTTCATTTCAATGAAAGGCATGGGCTGGGTAGGAAAAGTGGCAAAGGTGGGTGGCATGGTCGGTACTATCATCCCGGCAGCCCTGCTGATTATTTTGGGCATTGTCTATCTCGCTACGGGCGGCCACTCCAACATGGACTTCCATAGCAGTTTCTTCCCTGACCTGACGAATTTTGACAATGTGGTGCTTGCCGCAAGTATCTTCCTCTTCTATGCCGGAATGGAAATGGGCGGTATCCATGTGAAGGATGTAAACAATCCCTCCAAGAACTATCCGAAAGCGGTATTCATCGGTGCGTTGATCACAGTCATAATCTTTGTACTGGGCACTTTTTCCCTCGGTGTCATTATTCCTGCAAAAGACATCAGCCTGACGCAGAGCCTGCTGGTGGGTTTCGACAATTATTTCCATTATATCCATGCTTCCTGGCTGTCACCTATCATAGCCGTTGCGTTGGCTTTCGGTGTGCTGGCAGGTGTATTGACATGGGTTGCCGGTCCGTCCAAAGGTATCTTTGCAGTGGGCAAGGCGGGTTATCTGCCTCCGTTCTTCCAGAAGACAAACAAGCTGGGAGTGCAAAAGAACATACTTTATGTTCAAGGTATAGCCGTAACCGTATTGAGCCTCCTGTTCGTGGTTATGCCTTCGGTGCAGAGTTTCTATCAGATTTTGTCACAGCTGACGGTTATTCTTTATCTCATCATGTACATGCTGATGTTCTCCGGAGCCATTGCCTTGCGCTACAAGATGAAGAAGCTGAACCGCCCGTTCCGCATCGGCAAAGGCGGCAACGGCCTGATGTGGTTCATCGGTGGTTTGGGATTCTGTGGTTCATTGCTTGCATTTGTGCTGAGCTTCATCCCTCCAAGCCAGATTTCCACCGGTAGCAATGCCGTATGGTTCTCCGTACTGATTATCGGTGCGCTTGTTGTGGTGATTGCCCCGTTCATTATCTACGCTGCCAAGAAGCCAAGTTGGATTGACCCGAACACAACCTTCGAGCCGTTCCACTGGGAAGAACAGCCCAATACGCAAGTTGCGGGTAAAACCGTCTCTAAAGAATAA
- the glsA gene encoding glutaminase A: MEKKISISQIREVAQEVYDEVKKQTGGKNADYIPYLANIDSGLFGLSICLTNGQTINIGDTDYRFGIESVSKVHTAILILRQYGAQKVLDMIGADATGLPFNSIIAILLENDHPSTPLVNAGAISACSMVQPTGNSDKKWNVIVQNITELCGSAPQLIDELYQSETATNFNNRSIAWLLKNYDRIYDDPELALDLYTRQCSLGVTAGQLSIAAGTIANNGVNPVTGQHVFEAGLAPKITSMISSVGFYEHSGDWMYTAGIPAKSGVGGGVMAVLPGVMGISAFAPPLDEAGNSVKAQMSIRFIMNRLGLGVFNGDNVTITE; the protein is encoded by the coding sequence ATGGAAAAGAAAATATCAATTTCACAGATCAGGGAAGTTGCCCAAGAAGTCTATGATGAGGTGAAAAAGCAAACAGGAGGCAAGAATGCGGATTACATCCCTTATCTTGCCAACATAGATTCCGGCCTGTTCGGTCTCAGCATCTGCCTGACAAACGGACAGACCATCAATATCGGAGATACAGATTACCGATTCGGCATAGAATCCGTATCAAAAGTACATACGGCCATACTCATCCTGCGCCAGTACGGTGCACAGAAAGTATTGGACATGATCGGCGCCGATGCCACGGGCCTGCCGTTCAACTCTATCATTGCCATTTTATTGGAGAACGACCACCCCTCCACTCCATTGGTCAATGCAGGCGCTATATCCGCTTGTTCCATGGTGCAGCCGACGGGTAATTCCGACAAGAAATGGAATGTCATCGTACAGAACATCACCGAGTTGTGCGGCTCTGCTCCACAGCTCATCGACGAGCTGTACCAATCGGAGACAGCTACGAATTTCAATAACCGTTCCATTGCATGGCTATTGAAAAACTACGACCGTATCTACGATGATCCGGAATTGGCGCTCGACCTTTATACCCGCCAATGTTCGTTGGGCGTCACAGCCGGGCAACTGAGCATTGCAGCCGGAACAATCGCCAACAATGGCGTTAATCCTGTCACCGGGCAACACGTATTCGAAGCCGGACTCGCGCCTAAAATAACTTCCATGATTTCCAGTGTAGGTTTCTACGAACATTCGGGCGACTGGATGTACACTGCCGGAATCCCTGCCAAAAGCGGTGTAGGCGGTGGCGTGATGGCTGTACTTCCCGGTGTAATGGGCATTTCCGCTTTCGCTCCTCCTCTGGATGAAGCCGGAAACTCCGTCAAAGCACAAATGTCTATCAGGTTCATCATGAACAGGCTCGGCCTGGGTGTATTCAACGGTGACAATGTGACAATTACGGAATAG
- a CDS encoding potassium channel family protein, translating to MKTALSEFIVRKKGIYGILHVIILLLSLFLVISISVDTFKGIPFYEQSVYMEVQLWICALFLADFVLEWILATNWKRYVATHFIFLLVAIPYQNIIAYMGWTFSPEITYMLRFIPLVRGGYAMAIVVGWLTYNRASGLFVSYLTMLLATVYFSSLAFYVMEHGTNPLVTGYGDALWWAFMDVTTVGSNIIAVTATGRVLSVLLAALGMMMFPIFTVYVTSLVERRNKEKQDYYKKNDFFT from the coding sequence ATGAAAACAGCTCTATCAGAATTCATAGTGCGGAAAAAAGGAATATACGGCATACTCCATGTAATCATCTTGCTGCTTTCGCTGTTCTTGGTTATCAGTATATCCGTTGACACGTTCAAAGGCATCCCTTTCTACGAGCAATCGGTGTACATGGAAGTGCAGTTATGGATTTGCGCATTGTTTCTGGCTGATTTTGTATTGGAATGGATTTTGGCAACCAACTGGAAGCGCTATGTCGCCACACATTTCATCTTCCTTTTGGTGGCCATTCCCTATCAGAATATCATTGCCTACATGGGTTGGACATTTTCACCCGAGATTACTTATATGCTGCGTTTCATCCCGCTGGTGCGGGGCGGATATGCAATGGCTATCGTGGTGGGCTGGCTGACGTACAATCGTGCATCGGGCTTGTTCGTGTCCTATCTGACAATGCTATTGGCTACCGTCTACTTTTCAAGTCTTGCCTTTTATGTCATGGAGCATGGAACCAATCCTTTGGTAACAGGTTATGGCGATGCTTTGTGGTGGGCGTTCATGGATGTGACAACGGTGGGTTCCAATATCATAGCGGTCACTGCCACCGGGCGGGTGTTGTCCGTTCTGTTGGCGGCATTAGGGATGATGATGTTTCCCATTTTCACAGTATATGTAACAAGTCTGGTAGAGAGGCGTAATAAGGAAAAACAGGACTATTACAAAAAGAATGATTTTTTCACCTAA
- a CDS encoding DUF4906 domain-containing protein, whose protein sequence is MKITSIFGLCIAASLCSLSCTDGDEIQQNITPNVDTMSVKLALGMAPMHDTGGVTRARGDNSLDLVLGEEADKAPDYAGAHFATDAGTQMNSATDAGAHLQTRASLTDAQEDAVSEICVFQFENATNTLKYSGHISLGTGTLTTDISLATGMGACTVYVLANVGDLTSRVAYGSSLADFKKLAAEVTSGKGTGDNLPMCGSNDNFDSNTANTLAVSLTRSVAKVSLNLTLPNGADLFTVRAIKLMNVAKKLYYVESTAPTTSAELTDYTSDNSNTITWYIPENMAGTTSLSDWKDRYEGNAPATATYILIEGSYTPQNGTARDVAYAIYLGDNDPADFNVTRNTKYTVNASIRGTNLDDGRVLVGKDLSAAGTRTANCYVVKTTDANKWYRFKATVRGNGAQTAEDISYTGAVIPAGDKISPVKAGLVWETRDNNGTVHTLDYVGYSRNGYIVFKLGSAPEGNAVVAAKDGASKILWSWHIWATAAFGGDNIKEQTYETRPRNNISGYENITKRTFKMMDRNLGAASAMPASKTEAEVIKTYGLIYQFGRKDPFPGAGVMTRTDDAELIPSYDADGVLVTRQLIMADNPKYLTNSRAISGQGTDAAAISRQLTYVVENPLVYVMSNGADASAPGGTGISLSWIWAAHKNTLPWKVSNKLWGSDILDESNSNLFATKTVTKTIYDPCPYGYHMPLRDVWTNFLTTANGYSTNTEAEFNVVDGDKVVSSNLQGFMDSAFPVFGRRFLTTGDAARGDGSNVAFYPAAGGRINDKTLCYVGHLISCWSASPHDNSTTRAGFLYGDATRISLIESAAGRMFGFPVRCVRGN, encoded by the coding sequence ATGAAGATAACAAGTATTTTCGGGTTATGTATAGCGGCTTCTCTTTGCTCTCTTTCCTGTACGGATGGAGACGAGATTCAGCAGAACATAACTCCCAATGTCGATACCATGTCGGTGAAACTTGCGCTTGGCATGGCTCCCATGCATGACACCGGAGGTGTCACTCGTGCACGCGGCGACAACTCGCTGGACTTGGTGCTGGGCGAGGAAGCGGATAAAGCTCCGGATTATGCCGGGGCACATTTCGCAACAGATGCCGGGACGCAGATGAATTCTGCAACAGATGCCGGAGCACATCTCCAAACACGCGCAAGCCTGACCGACGCCCAAGAGGATGCAGTAAGCGAAATCTGCGTCTTTCAGTTTGAAAACGCCACTAATACACTGAAATACAGCGGACACATATCCTTAGGAACGGGAACACTTACAACCGACATCTCTCTGGCTACGGGAATGGGCGCGTGCACCGTATATGTGCTGGCAAACGTGGGCGACCTGACTTCGAGAGTGGCATACGGAAGCTCACTGGCCGACTTCAAGAAGTTGGCAGCCGAAGTGACTTCGGGCAAAGGAACAGGTGACAACCTGCCTATGTGCGGCAGCAACGACAACTTCGACTCGAATACAGCCAACACACTTGCAGTCTCACTGACCCGTTCGGTTGCCAAAGTCAGCCTGAACCTGACTCTTCCGAATGGAGCTGATTTATTTACAGTGAGGGCCATCAAGCTGATGAATGTAGCAAAGAAACTCTATTATGTAGAATCGACTGCTCCGACTACTTCGGCAGAGCTTACCGACTACACGAGCGATAACTCCAACACAATTACTTGGTACATCCCTGAAAACATGGCGGGAACCACCTCCCTGTCCGATTGGAAAGACCGCTACGAGGGCAATGCGCCCGCTACGGCTACGTATATCCTGATAGAAGGGAGTTATACCCCTCAGAATGGTACGGCCCGCGATGTAGCCTATGCCATTTATCTGGGAGATAACGACCCTGCCGATTTCAATGTGACACGCAATACGAAATATACAGTGAATGCCAGCATTAGAGGCACTAACTTGGACGACGGTCGTGTGCTGGTGGGCAAGGATTTGAGTGCTGCCGGAACGCGGACAGCCAATTGCTATGTGGTGAAAACCACCGATGCCAATAAATGGTATCGCTTCAAGGCCACAGTCCGCGGCAATGGTGCGCAGACTGCGGAGGATATCTCTTATACGGGAGCCGTAATTCCTGCGGGTGATAAGATTTCTCCCGTCAAGGCAGGCCTTGTGTGGGAAACCCGCGATAACAATGGGACTGTTCACACACTGGACTACGTGGGCTATTCCCGCAACGGCTATATCGTGTTCAAGCTGGGCAGTGCTCCTGAGGGCAATGCAGTGGTTGCCGCCAAAGACGGAGCTTCCAAAATCCTTTGGAGCTGGCATATCTGGGCAACGGCAGCGTTTGGTGGAGATAATATCAAGGAACAGACATACGAGACGCGCCCTCGTAACAATATTAGCGGGTATGAAAACATAACTAAACGGACTTTCAAGATGATGGACCGTAATTTGGGTGCTGCAAGCGCAATGCCGGCTTCTAAAACGGAAGCAGAGGTTATAAAGACGTATGGCCTCATTTACCAGTTTGGTCGTAAAGACCCGTTCCCCGGTGCGGGTGTAATGACAAGAACGGACGATGCAGAACTTATTCCCTCTTATGATGCGGACGGGGTGTTGGTTACGAGACAGTTGATTATGGCAGATAACCCCAAATATTTAACAAATAGTCGAGCGATAAGTGGTCAAGGAACCGATGCAGCAGCTATTAGTAGACAGCTTACCTATGTAGTAGAGAATCCTTTGGTATATGTGATGAGTAATGGTGCTGATGCATCTGCTCCTGGGGGAACAGGAATCTCTTTGAGCTGGATTTGGGCAGCGCATAAGAATACACTTCCTTGGAAAGTATCCAATAAGTTGTGGGGTAGTGACATTCTTGACGAATCAAACAGTAATCTCTTTGCAACGAAAACTGTAACAAAAACTATTTATGATCCTTGTCCTTATGGTTATCACATGCCTCTGCGGGATGTATGGACTAATTTTTTGACTACTGCAAATGGATATAGCACGAACACAGAAGCTGAGTTTAATGTGGTAGATGGTGATAAAGTGGTTTCTTCCAATTTGCAAGGTTTTATGGACTCAGCTTTTCCTGTGTTTGGACGTCGTTTTTTAACTACCGGAGATGCGGCAAGGGGTGATGGAAGCAATGTGGCGTTCTATCCAGCAGCCGGTGGACGTATCAATGACAAAACACTTTGCTACGTTGGACATCTGATTTCATGTTGGTCTGCCTCGCCGCATGATAATAGTACTACAAGGGCTGGCTTTCTGTATGGAGACGCTACCCGGATATCTCTGATAGAATCCGCTGCAGGTCGTATGTTTGGTTTTCCTGTGCGCTGTGTCCGCGGCAACTGA